The genomic segment TGGATAAGGCGAATGCTGTTTAAATCAAGCGCCGCATAATTGGTGGTTTCGTAATATGTAACCGTATTGGAGGGGTCTTCCCAATAACGCCACAAATAGCCTGTTGATGTGGCTGTTATTTTGGTTTTAAAATAGCTGCATGCCTGCTTTACCACCTGCTTGAGCTGTGCGTCATTCTCTTCTTTTGCGTACAGTGCCATTGCCGACACCAACGGCAGCTGCTGATTCCACGGGATAATTTTACCTCCGTTTAAAAATGTAGGGGAATTATCCATCTCTTTAAAAAACCCCCGTTCATCCCAGTTGTTTGCCAGCAAAGCATCAAACATCGTCTTTATCTCATCACGAAACCGCATTGCATCGGGGTGACCTTGGTTTTTTAATTCTATGTAAGTTTGGGTCATTGGCTCTAAAATAAGCGCGGTATGAACCGGTGTGGGAACATTGGTGTTTTCAACCATTGTATAGTCACAGCTCTGCGGCAGTGCGGTTGTATCATCACCAAGCCACGCTACCTCAACCACATGCTTGTCCTCCCTTGGCGAACCATAAAAGCTCCAGCTCACTTCTCGTTCCACTCTTTGTATCAAATCGGCAAGTGTGAGGTTTGGGAGGGTATAGGTTTTATTTTGGTGACGGATGTTTAAAGTAAAGGTGTTGGTATCTTGGTTGGAATTTACCGAAACATACGTCTGGTCATTTTGCTGAGAGTGAAATTGCAAAACAGCAAGGCGGTTGCCATCGGCATCTTTTATGGTGAAAAATGCGCCGTTGTAACGTGAGGTAGAACCCCACAGAGGGTAGATATTTCCATCAAAAGCTTGGCGATGGATGGCGTCATCCCGTTTTTTGAGCAGGGCATCGACCATTCGTACCGATTCGTTCAAAAACATCTTGTCATCGGTAGCTTTGTACGCGTAGTACATCCCCTCCAAAATCCAACTGACCTTCCAGCTTAGGTGCGCCTGCAAGCGTGTGTCGTAAGAGTAGTTTGTGACAGAACTGGTCCAATCCGAAGTAACCGGATAGATAAACTTTTTTTGCGGCGTACCCGCTTGAAACTCTTTGTAGATTTGCGCTTTGAGTTTTTCACTTACAGGGTCTTTCGGCGGCTGGGGGGGCTCCACGGACTCAGGCACTGATGATTCGGAAACAGCAGGTTTGCTGGATTGATTGCCTGTTTGTGCAGCAGATGGTTTCGGCTGTTCTTTGTTGGGCGCAACGGATGCAGGGGAAGACGATGATGGCTGCGATGACTCGGTTGTACTGCTTTCTTGGGTTGAGGAAGATGATAGAGAAATTTCTTCATCAGAATGAGCATTTTCTGATGAAAAGGAGGATTGTGAATAATCGGATGACTGCCGGGGCTGATTGGCGCAACCGCTTAAAATTGCTGCAAATATAAGGACAAATACAACGGCTTTTTTCATAACTAGTACACCTGTAACCTTTCTATGTGTGAAACGAAGTATAAAATGTCATTTACAGGATGTCGTTCGTTATGGCTGAATAGCAACAAGCAGTGGAATGAGACAACAGTTGCCAAAACCGGTCTCAAATTATTCCACTGCAGATGATACAATTTTAACATTATTACCAAGCTCAATCAACAAACTTCGCTATATTTTTCATTGGTAAAGTTTACCGATATGAGCACGCACAAATTTAGTATACAATGTTTGACAGCAAAAATAATTGATGTTATGCTTGTTTTTACAACAGCACTTGCTAATTCAACGTTAAGGGAGAATTGCATTGGATTATACAATCAGAAAACAGCTTATTAACTTAGCCGAACCAAGCTATCAAAAATTTTCTGCGTCACTTCTGCCGAATGTCCATTCTATTTTGGGCGTACGGCTGCCAGCCCTACGTAAAATAGCCAAACAACTTGCAAAAGAAGATTGGCGCGGTTATCTCAAAACCGCAGACAGCGAATATTTTGAAGAAGTTATGCTGCAAGGTATGGTGATTGGGTATGCGAAAGCAGACATAGAAGAGATTTTGCGCTATGCCGCTAATTTCATCCCTAAAATAGATAACTGGTCGGTATGCGACAGCTTTTGCAACGGGCTGAAAATGACAAAAGAACATCGCGAGATTGTTTTGGAGTTCATAAAGCCATATCTTACCTCGCCAAATGAATATGAAGTGCGTTTTGGTGTGGTAATGCTGCTAAACTGGTTTGTGGTGCCTGAATATATCCACCGCCTCTTCCCCCTTTTTGACAGCATCTGTCACGAGGGTTATTATGCAAAAATGGCGGTTGCCTGGGCAATATCCATCTGCTTCATTCATTTTCCGAAGCAGACACTGTACTACCTTAAAAATAACCGCTTGGATGATTTTACTTACAATAAAGCCTTGCAAAAAATAACCGAATCTCTTCGAATAGAAGAACCTACCAAAAAACTGATTCGCAGCATGAAGCGCAAATAAAACAGCCGCAGCAAAAAAGCTACGGCTGTTTATTTTTGTGCTTTTAAATTGTTACACTACTACACCTTTTTTAAGAAGAATGTTGGCATACAGCGCGCCTTCGCCCGTTGTAACAACCGCAAAGGCTTTTTTCGCTTTTTCATAAAAAGCGAAACGCTCGATATAATCAATCTGCGGTGCAGGATTTTCATGACGAGCCAAAATTTCGTTATAAGTTTGCCATATTACCGGCTGGTAACTGTCGCCCGCCATAACCTCCATTAACCCCACAGGTTTATCGCTGTATTTTACATCCAACGGCAGCAACTCTAAAATTGCATCCAACAATTCGGGGATTCCGTGTCCATCGCACCGAACTACCCTTTGCCCGCAGGTAACAGCGGGGAAATTACCGTCTGCCAATACGATTTCATCGCCATGCCCCATCTCCATAAGCACTTTTAACAGTTCAGGAGAGAGAATTTTGGGTATCTTTTTTAACATATCGTTTCCTCCCCTCTTAATTGTCAGCCATAGATTGGGCCGTAATGCGAGCAGGCTTTATAGTCGGCGCCTTCAAGAGAATCACTGCCAAACGCTGCCCAAGAGTGCGGACGATAGATTTTATCTTCTGGCACATTGTGCAAAGAAACAGGAATGCGCAGCATCGAGGCAAGCGTAATCAAATCGGCGCCGATGTGTCCGTAGGCGAATGCACCGTGGTTGGCACCCCAGTTTGCCATAACACTGTAAACATCTTTAAACACCCCTTTGCCTGTAAGGCGCGGAACAAACCATGTGGTAGGCCAAGTGCGGTCGGTTCTCATATCAATGGTGTTATGTATCTGCTCATCAAGCAACGCAGTGTAACCCTCTGCCAACTGCAGTGTAGGGCCAACACCCTCCACAATGTTCATGCGCATAAGGGTAACGGGCATTTCGCTTTGCGTTTTGAAATGTGAGGAAAAACCACCGCCACGGAAATACTCGTAATTGGCACGCTCCCAGTCGGTTGCCTGTGTCATAGCACCAATATCTTCCTCAGTAACATCCCACCACTTTTTCATGCAGCCTTTGCCTTCGTTGTCTTTCGAAACTCCGGTTCCATCCAGTGCCGCTGCACCCGAATTGATAAGATGCATAAAACCATCTTTTGCTATGCCTTCGGGGCGTTTTCCTGTAACCCGCTCTACTGCATCGGGGCTCCAATAAGTGCGTACATCGGCAAAAACGGTAGCTGAATGCGTAAGCAGATTGCCAAACAGCATAGCAGTACCGTTGAGGGTATCATTCTCGGTAGCAAACGGGATTGGACTGCGCTTGCCGTTCCAGTCAAAGGTAGAGTTGATAATGGCTTCCATAAAATCGCCGTTTGGCAGCCAGTCGGTCCACATTCTTTGGCCCTGAAAACCGCCTGCGATAGCATTTCTGCCCAAAGCTTCTTCGTGCCATCCCATTTCATCCAACTTGGGGTTACCAAGCATGATGTCACGGCAAACCAATGTTTGTTTTACAATGAACTCCCAATCCTTTTCGGCCGGAATATACTTTGATTTGGTAATAAGCTCGGGCAATTGCTTGCCTGCATTGCAGTCGTAACCCTCTTTGCAATTGGCTTTTACCCAAGTCAATGCTTTTTCGTACTCATCATGGTCATAAATTTCAAGTGTAATACGGCGCAGTATTTCGGTCATATCCACCCATTCGGCACGGATACCCAAATATTTTTGGAAGAACGATGGGTCGCAAAAAGAACCCATGATGCCCATAGCAACCGAACCAAAGTTAACGTATGCTTTGTTGCGCATCATACCAACTGCAACCGCACACTTAGCAAAGCGCAAAATCTTCTCTTTAACATCTTCGGGTACTCCTGTATCGCTGGCGTCTTTTACATCGTGCCCGTAAATTGAAAATGCAGGCAACCCTTTTTGTGCATGTGCCGCCAAAACTGCAGCAAGATAAACCGCACCGGGGCGTTCGGTTCCGTTAAAGCCCCACACAGCTTTGATGGTCAGAGGGTCCATATCCATGGTCTCGCTGCCGTAGCACCAGCAAGGGGTTACGGTAAGGGTACCGCACACATTTTGCGTAGCAAAATAATCGGCACTTCTGCCCGCTTCGGCACCGCCACCGATGGTGGTGGGTGAAATCACACACTGTACGGGCGTGCCATCCTGATAAAAAAGATTGCTGCTGATAAGCTCTGCAGCGGCATTCGCCATTGCCATAGTCTGTTTTTCAAGGCTTACACGAACACCGCCCCAGCGGCCGTCTATGGTAGGACGTATCCCGATTTTTGGATAATTCATACTGATATACCTCCTTAAAAATTTAAGTTTTACAGCATTGATTTATAGAGTTTAATGATATCCTCCAGTATAGGGTCTTTGGGGTTGCCCGGTGTGCAAGCATCTGCCATAGCCGACTCTGCTAAGAATTGCAGGTCTTCTTCTTTTACCCCGACATCCGAAAGTTTGGCAGGGATGTTGACATCTGTCGAAAGCTTTTTCACCGCTTGTACAGCGGCACTGCGGTACTGCTCTTGCGTCATACTCTCTGTTCCCTTTACGCCCATCGCTTTTGCAATTTCGCGGTATTTTTCACCCGTTGCATCTGCGTTGTATTCCATCACAGTGGGCAGAATAATCGCATTTGCAACACCATGGGGTGTATCGTAAACCGCACCCAAAGGATGTGCCATGGAGTGAACAATGCCCAAGCCAACATTGGAAAAGCCCATGCCGGCAATATACTGTGCAACAGCCATCTGCTCGCGCGCATCGATGTCGCCCGCAACAGAAGCACGAAGCGAATTTGCAATCATTTCTATCGCTTTAATATGTACCATATCAGTCATTACCCATGCGCCTTTGGTGATGTAACCCTCAATCGCGTGTGTCAAGGCATCCATCCCTGTTGCCGCGCAAAGCCCTTTGGGCATCGATGCGGTCATATCCGGGTCAATTATGGCAACTACGGGGATATCATGCGGGTCTACACATACAAACTTACGCTTTTTCTCTTCATCGGTAATAA from the Hydrogenoanaerobacterium saccharovorans genome contains:
- the fucU gene encoding L-fucose mutarotase — encoded protein: MLKKIPKILSPELLKVLMEMGHGDEIVLADGNFPAVTCGQRVVRCDGHGIPELLDAILELLPLDVKYSDKPVGLMEVMAGDSYQPVIWQTYNEILARHENPAPQIDYIERFAFYEKAKKAFAVVTTGEGALYANILLKKGVVV
- the fucO gene encoding lactaldehyde reductase, producing MANRIILNETSYFGKGAIQNVASEIQARGLKKVLLVTDPDLMKLGVTAKVTKVLDDSRIAYEVFDHIKANPSIANVQEGVEVCKKAGADVLVAVGGGSAIDTAKAIGIIITNPDFADVRSLEGVANTKNKCLPIIAVSTTSGTAAEVTINYVITDEEKKRKFVCVDPHDIPVVAIIDPDMTASMPKGLCAATGMDALTHAIEGYITKGAWVMTDMVHIKAIEMIANSLRASVAGDIDAREQMAVAQYIAGMGFSNVGLGIVHSMAHPLGAVYDTPHGVANAIILPTVMEYNADATGEKYREIAKAMGVKGTESMTQEQYRSAAVQAVKKLSTDVNIPAKLSDVGVKEEDLQFLAESAMADACTPGNPKDPILEDIIKLYKSML
- a CDS encoding DNA alkylation repair protein, coding for MDYTIRKQLINLAEPSYQKFSASLLPNVHSILGVRLPALRKIAKQLAKEDWRGYLKTADSEYFEEVMLQGMVIGYAKADIEEILRYAANFIPKIDNWSVCDSFCNGLKMTKEHREIVLEFIKPYLTSPNEYEVRFGVVMLLNWFVVPEYIHRLFPLFDSICHEGYYAKMAVAWAISICFIHFPKQTLYYLKNNRLDDFTYNKALQKITESLRIEEPTKKLIRSMKRK
- a CDS encoding L-fucose isomerase; amino-acid sequence: MNYPKIGIRPTIDGRWGGVRVSLEKQTMAMANAAAELISSNLFYQDGTPVQCVISPTTIGGGAEAGRSADYFATQNVCGTLTVTPCWCYGSETMDMDPLTIKAVWGFNGTERPGAVYLAAVLAAHAQKGLPAFSIYGHDVKDASDTGVPEDVKEKILRFAKCAVAVGMMRNKAYVNFGSVAMGIMGSFCDPSFFQKYLGIRAEWVDMTEILRRITLEIYDHDEYEKALTWVKANCKEGYDCNAGKQLPELITKSKYIPAEKDWEFIVKQTLVCRDIMLGNPKLDEMGWHEEALGRNAIAGGFQGQRMWTDWLPNGDFMEAIINSTFDWNGKRSPIPFATENDTLNGTAMLFGNLLTHSATVFADVRTYWSPDAVERVTGKRPEGIAKDGFMHLINSGAAALDGTGVSKDNEGKGCMKKWWDVTEEDIGAMTQATDWERANYEYFRGGGFSSHFKTQSEMPVTLMRMNIVEGVGPTLQLAEGYTALLDEQIHNTIDMRTDRTWPTTWFVPRLTGKGVFKDVYSVMANWGANHGAFAYGHIGADLITLASMLRIPVSLHNVPEDKIYRPHSWAAFGSDSLEGADYKACSHYGPIYG